The Acidobacteriota bacterium genome has a segment encoding these proteins:
- a CDS encoding PilN domain-containing protein, whose amino-acid sequence MIRINLLGVSKEALKEMAAPAVGVAEKVAGLEKFKIPIIAAVAVVALLYLAGRWHSLSSQISQLNDDIAQEEERKRHLEEIAKKAKAFEESKQQLENKIKVISDLKNSQQTPVYILDEVSQQLDDYVWIADMKLAGMSLSLKAKAFTLIAMTNFIHNLDESPYIKGVNLKSANERSGLINFALDCTLKMTRPTQTPEAEAEEAS is encoded by the coding sequence ATGATTCGCATCAACCTTCTTGGCGTCTCGAAGGAAGCCCTCAAGGAGATGGCGGCGCCCGCGGTGGGCGTCGCCGAAAAGGTGGCGGGGTTAGAGAAATTTAAAATCCCCATTATCGCGGCAGTGGCTGTTGTGGCGCTGCTTTATTTGGCAGGGAGGTGGCACAGTCTTTCGTCCCAAATCTCCCAACTCAACGACGACATCGCTCAAGAGGAAGAGCGAAAACGGCACCTCGAGGAAATCGCCAAAAAGGCCAAGGCCTTTGAGGAAAGCAAACAGCAGCTTGAGAACAAGATCAAGGTCATTTCCGACCTCAAGAACAGTCAGCAAACCCCGGTCTACATCCTGGATGAGGTGAGCCAACAACTGGACGATTACGTGTGGATCGCGGATATGAAGCTGGCTGGCATGTCGCTCAGCCTGAAGGCCAAGGCTTTTACGTTGATTGCTATGACGAACTTTATCCACAACCTTGATGAGTCCCCTTATATTAAGGGTGTAAATCTTAAGTCGGCCAACGAAAGAAGCGGGTTAATCAACTTTGCGCTGGACTGTACGCTCAAGATGACCCGTCCCACTCAAACGCCGGAAGCGGAGGCCGAAGAGGCCTCGTAG
- the pilO gene encoding type 4a pilus biogenesis protein PilO has protein sequence MKLEDLPVWAQILIVVVIAIALVVVAHVYKFSDMQKSIERKNDQLAKLLSENNKNAAIEARLPEFEAEIKRLEERLSVLVQILPTTLEIDVIVSKIKGVADTYNLQILSLTPKPLANKGIYSEYAIAFKVRGTYHSLAMFFDKLSKMERIVNVAGLNIRRAKGRGSGPNITVEASYTASTYVYQG, from the coding sequence ATGAAGCTGGAAGACCTGCCGGTTTGGGCACAAATCCTGATCGTCGTTGTTATCGCCATTGCGCTCGTCGTCGTGGCGCATGTGTACAAATTCTCGGACATGCAGAAGAGCATTGAGAGAAAGAATGACCAGCTTGCCAAGCTTCTCAGCGAGAACAACAAAAACGCCGCCATCGAGGCGCGGCTTCCGGAGTTTGAGGCGGAAATCAAGCGGCTTGAGGAGCGCCTGAGCGTGCTGGTGCAGATTCTTCCGACAACGCTCGAAATCGACGTGATTGTGAGCAAAATCAAGGGCGTCGCCGACACCTACAACCTCCAGATCCTGTCCTTAACGCCTAAGCCGCTCGCGAACAAGGGTATCTATTCGGAATACGCCATAGCGTTCAAGGTGCGGGGAACCTACCACAGCCTTGCGATGTTTTTCGATAAGCTCTCCAAAATGGAGCGCATCGTCAACGTAGCCGGTCTGAATATAAGGCGCGCCAAAGGGAGGGGAAGCGGGCCAAACATCACCGTCGAGGCCAGCTACACCGCAAGCACCTATGTTTATCAGGGATAA
- the pilQ gene encoding type IV pilus secretin PilQ, whose translation MKHRFVLSAFLFVLCSFLIAGEGAPVELVHFDHYAEPGETHLAFGADKPFFYTLYRVSPEELVLELPGVDSSRFASPQSISTGEVSAIQFEVFQPGTENVKTKITIALTPGTTHSHWMQETSLYLDFGGEGEGVPEVAEEESVPAVPPPALEAEELPEPEAEAVAEMVPREPATVLEGVRVQDDVIVLRGDGAFSYQAFALEAPDRLVVDVMDVTYAKGYRRIPTDRHPYVQRVRVSQFRAVPQAVARVVLDLHMLVAYRVVEQEEGLAVLLGSQVAAAEALAAPKPVATEAPAAPEPVVAEEPPEPVVAEAPAVPEPVATEAPAVPEPVAIEAPAVPEPVVAEAPVAPEPVVARALAAPEPVVARAPAIEWEPAVDFEAATIGGELEYRGEPITLDLKDADIKDIFRLFHDMTGLNFVLDKSVSGKITIILRDVPWDQCLDIILKNEGLGKVLDRNVVFIAPLDRLAQEESNRRKLKEEQELAADAVTRMKRLSYAKSSDIKSIVTAGKLLSKKGQIFDDKRTNTLFIQDIPDRVELIERLVETLDVATPQVEIEARIVETTKDYVKAMGVQWSTSARADQEHGTATNLEFPHRIHGDYAVVLPIAGGFSFLDLSLGNILDTFTLDVQLAAMEREGQGKVLSAPRVVTMNNQQASIESGVQIPYLTTTDLQVNVNFQQAMLKLDVTPQITAEDTIIMDIKVNKIEPGPDPGTGLPPLVTRRAQTLVLVNDGGTAVIGGVFQVTKNRNVSKVPGFHKIPLVGWLFRNKSREVRNNELLIFITPRIQKIQT comes from the coding sequence ATGAAGCATCGTTTTGTGCTATCCGCTTTCTTGTTTGTGTTGTGCTCATTCCTCATCGCCGGCGAGGGTGCGCCGGTCGAGCTCGTCCACTTTGACCATTATGCCGAGCCGGGAGAAACGCATTTGGCCTTCGGCGCCGACAAGCCCTTTTTCTACACCCTCTATCGCGTCTCGCCCGAGGAGTTGGTGCTCGAGCTTCCCGGCGTGGACTCCTCCCGTTTTGCCAGTCCCCAGAGCATCAGCACCGGCGAGGTGAGTGCCATCCAATTCGAGGTGTTCCAGCCCGGCACGGAGAACGTGAAAACAAAGATAACGATAGCCCTCACGCCGGGCACGACGCACTCCCATTGGATGCAGGAAACCAGTCTCTACCTGGACTTTGGCGGCGAAGGGGAGGGTGTACCGGAGGTGGCCGAGGAAGAATCCGTGCCTGCGGTGCCGCCTCCGGCGCTGGAAGCGGAGGAATTGCCGGAGCCGGAAGCCGAGGCCGTTGCTGAGATGGTCCCGCGCGAGCCGGCCACCGTCCTCGAAGGGGTTCGCGTGCAGGACGATGTGATTGTGCTTCGGGGCGATGGAGCGTTTTCCTATCAGGCGTTCGCGCTGGAAGCCCCGGACCGCCTGGTGGTGGATGTCATGGACGTCACGTATGCAAAGGGCTATCGGAGGATTCCGACCGACCGCCATCCCTACGTTCAGCGTGTGCGCGTTTCGCAGTTCCGCGCGGTGCCGCAGGCAGTGGCCCGGGTGGTGCTTGACCTTCACATGCTGGTGGCCTATCGGGTCGTGGAGCAGGAGGAAGGTCTGGCGGTGCTGCTTGGAAGTCAGGTCGCCGCTGCTGAGGCGCTTGCCGCTCCTAAGCCGGTTGCCACCGAGGCGCCTGCCGCTCCCGAGCCGGTTGTTGCCGAGGAGCCGCCCGAGCCGGTTGTTGCCGAGGCGCCTGCCGTTCCCGAGCCGGTTGCCACCGAGGCGCCTGCCGTTCCCGAGCCGGTTGCCATCGAGGCGCCGGCTGTTCCCGAGCCGGTTGTTGCCGAGGCGCCGGTTGCTCCCGAGCCGGTTGTTGCCAGGGCGCTGGCCGCTCCCGAACCGGTTGTTGCCAGGGCACCGGCCATCGAATGGGAGCCCGCGGTAGACTTCGAGGCGGCGACAATTGGGGGCGAGCTGGAATACAGGGGCGAGCCCATTACACTCGATCTCAAGGATGCGGACATTAAGGACATTTTCCGTCTTTTCCACGACATGACGGGCCTCAATTTCGTTCTCGACAAGTCGGTCTCGGGAAAGATTACCATCATCCTGCGCGACGTGCCGTGGGATCAGTGCCTTGACATCATCCTCAAGAACGAAGGGCTAGGCAAGGTGCTTGATCGAAACGTGGTCTTCATCGCACCGCTGGATCGGCTGGCGCAGGAGGAGTCCAACCGGCGCAAGCTCAAGGAGGAGCAGGAACTTGCGGCGGATGCGGTGACCCGCATGAAGCGCCTGAGCTACGCCAAGAGCAGCGATATCAAATCAATCGTTACAGCGGGAAAGCTCCTTTCCAAGAAAGGGCAGATCTTCGATGACAAGCGCACGAATACCCTGTTTATTCAGGACATTCCCGACCGCGTCGAGCTGATCGAGCGTCTCGTCGAGACGCTCGACGTGGCCACGCCGCAGGTGGAGATTGAGGCGCGAATCGTCGAGACCACCAAGGATTACGTCAAGGCGATGGGCGTCCAGTGGAGCACGAGCGCGCGGGCCGACCAGGAGCACGGCACGGCGACCAACCTGGAGTTTCCACACCGAATCCACGGAGACTATGCGGTGGTTCTGCCCATCGCCGGGGGCTTCAGCTTCCTCGATTTGTCGCTCGGAAACATCCTGGACACTTTCACCCTGGACGTGCAGCTTGCCGCGATGGAGCGCGAGGGACAGGGCAAGGTGCTCTCGGCGCCGCGCGTCGTCACGATGAACAACCAGCAGGCCTCCATCGAAAGCGGCGTCCAGATTCCGTATCTCACGACCACGGACCTGCAGGTCAACGTGAACTTCCAGCAGGCCATGCTCAAGCTCGACGTGACGCCGCAGATTACGGCCGAAGACACGATCATCATGGACATCAAGGTGAACAAGATCGAGCCGGGGCCCGACCCCGGCACGGGCCTTCCGCCTCTCGTTACCCGCAGAGCCCAGACGCTTGTTTTGGTCAACGACGGCGGAACGGCGGTCATCGGCGGCGTGTTCCAGGTGACGAAAAACAGGAACGTCTCGAAGGTGCCCGGCTTTCACAAGATCCCCTTAGTCGGATGGCTTTTCCGTAACAAAAGCCGCGAGGTCCGGAACAACGAGCTTTTGATCTTTATCACGCCCCGAATCCAGAAGATCCAAACGTAG